One genomic region from Cyanobium usitatum str. Tous encodes:
- the fabZ gene encoding 3-hydroxyacyl-ACP dehydratase FabZ, protein MPLSDASPPLSDPAAPASLDPRAAVILTSEQIQGLLPHRYPFALVDRVIEHEPGKRAVAIKNVTLNEPQFQGHFPGRPLMPGVLIVEAMAQVGGLIVTQMPDLPKGLFVFAGIDGVRFRRPVVPGDQLVITCELLSLKRRRFGKVKAEASVDGLLVCSGELMFSLVD, encoded by the coding sequence ATGCCCTTGTCTGACGCCAGCCCACCGCTTTCTGATCCCGCCGCGCCGGCGTCCTTGGATCCCCGAGCTGCGGTGATCCTCACCAGCGAGCAGATTCAGGGACTGCTGCCCCACCGCTATCCCTTCGCCCTGGTGGATCGGGTGATTGAGCATGAGCCGGGCAAACGCGCTGTGGCGATCAAGAACGTCACCCTCAATGAGCCCCAGTTTCAGGGCCATTTTCCCGGGCGCCCCCTGATGCCGGGAGTGTTGATCGTTGAGGCCATGGCCCAGGTGGGCGGGTTGATAGTCACCCAGATGCCCGATCTGCCCAAGGGCTTATTTGTGTTTGCAGGCATCGATGGGGTGCGGTTTCGTCGTCCGGTGGTGCCTGGCGACCAGCTGGTAATCACCTGTGAGTTGTTGAGCCTCAAGCGCCGCCGTTTCGGCAAGGTCAAGGCAGAAGCCAGCGTGGATGGTCTGCTGGTTTGCTCCGGGGAACTGATGTTCTCGCTGGTGGACTGA
- the purD gene encoding phosphoribosylamine--glycine ligase, with protein sequence MPPASCPTPARILVIGAGGRENALGWALARSPGVEAVWITPGNGGSCDLPGCQQLAIAESDQDGLQAACRDLAIELVVVGPEAPLAAGLADSLRAAGFPCFGPGADGAQLEASKQWAKALMQEAGIPTAGYWAANSREQALEILTSQGRPLVVKADGLAAGKGVTVAESVEEARAAIEEIFAGRFDAGHKAAGAELASAFLVLEERTVGPEVSVFALCDGQRMVLLPTAQDHKRIGEGDTGANTGGMGAYAPAPLLDAAGLEEVRQLVLEPTVAALRARGIDYRGVIYAGLMLTAAGPSVIEFNCRFGDPECETLMPLLGPELAQILLACANGSLDQAPALTIHPGCSACVIAAAEGYPGELRRGDPIESALHPTDQLQLFHAGTSRDDHGRCLTSGGRVLALVAQADDFDTAFERAYAGLAQVHFEGMTFRRDIGHQVRSR encoded by the coding sequence ATGCCCCCTGCCTCCTGTCCAACACCCGCGAGGATCCTGGTGATCGGAGCTGGTGGCCGCGAGAACGCGCTGGGCTGGGCCCTGGCCCGCTCGCCAGGCGTTGAGGCGGTCTGGATTACCCCTGGCAACGGGGGCAGCTGCGACCTACCGGGCTGCCAGCAACTGGCCATCGCCGAATCCGACCAGGACGGGCTCCAGGCCGCCTGCCGCGACCTAGCCATTGAACTGGTGGTGGTGGGTCCAGAAGCCCCCCTGGCGGCTGGCCTGGCCGACAGCTTGCGCGCCGCGGGATTCCCCTGCTTCGGCCCGGGGGCCGATGGGGCGCAACTGGAGGCAAGTAAACAGTGGGCTAAAGCGCTGATGCAGGAGGCCGGCATTCCCACTGCCGGCTACTGGGCCGCAAACAGCCGCGAGCAGGCTCTGGAAATTTTGACGAGCCAAGGGCGCCCCCTGGTGGTGAAGGCCGATGGCCTGGCCGCCGGCAAAGGCGTCACGGTGGCCGAAAGCGTTGAGGAAGCCCGAGCCGCCATCGAGGAGATTTTTGCCGGCCGCTTCGACGCAGGCCACAAGGCGGCTGGCGCCGAATTGGCAAGCGCCTTTTTGGTCTTGGAGGAGCGCACCGTTGGCCCCGAAGTGTCCGTATTCGCCCTCTGCGATGGCCAGCGCATGGTGCTGCTGCCCACTGCCCAGGATCACAAGCGCATCGGCGAGGGCGACACCGGCGCCAACACCGGCGGCATGGGCGCCTACGCCCCAGCTCCCCTATTGGATGCAGCCGGCCTAGAAGAGGTGCGTCAGCTGGTGCTTGAGCCCACCGTGGCCGCCCTGCGGGCTCGAGGCATCGACTACCGAGGCGTGATCTACGCCGGCTTGATGCTCACCGCAGCCGGACCAAGCGTGATCGAATTCAATTGCCGCTTCGGCGATCCGGAGTGCGAAACCCTGATGCCATTGCTGGGGCCGGAGCTAGCCCAAATTCTGTTGGCCTGCGCCAACGGCAGCCTCGACCAAGCACCAGCCCTCACCATCCATCCAGGCTGCAGTGCCTGCGTTATCGCCGCTGCGGAGGGCTACCCGGGTGAGCTGCGCCGCGGCGACCCCATCGAAAGCGCCCTGCACCCCACCGACCAGTTGCAGCTGTTCCATGCCGGCACCAGCCGAGATGACCACGGCCGCTGCCTAACCAGCGGCGGCCGGGTGCTGGCGCTGGTGGCCCAGGCCGACGACTTTGATACCGCCTTCGAGCGGGCCTACGCCGGGCTAGCCCAGGTGCACTTTGAGGGCATGACCTTCCGCCGCGACATCGGCCATCAGGTGCGCAGCCGATGA
- the purC gene encoding phosphoribosylaminoimidazolesuccinocarboxamide synthase, with amino-acid sequence MTAYTLGSLLYEGKAKRVFATDQPDLVAVEYKDDATAFNALKKAQLAGKGELNCRISALLFEHLAARGIPTHYLGVEGSRWMLARPVRVIPIEVVIRNVAAGSLCKQMPIAPGTPLEPPLLDLYYKDDGFGDPLLTEARLEHLGLVTPEQRCQLEELARQVNRELLALFDSIGLQLVDFKIELGHTASGELVVADEISPDTCRLWDRAVLDSQDRILDKDRFRQDLGGVVEAYGEVLKRVQGACPPPRVYR; translated from the coding sequence ATGACGGCCTACACACTTGGTTCCCTGCTTTACGAAGGCAAGGCCAAACGGGTATTCGCCACAGATCAGCCCGACTTGGTAGCTGTCGAATACAAAGACGATGCCACGGCCTTCAATGCCCTCAAAAAGGCCCAATTGGCGGGTAAGGGAGAGTTGAACTGCCGCATTTCGGCTTTGCTTTTTGAGCATCTCGCCGCACGGGGCATCCCCACCCACTACCTCGGGGTGGAAGGCAGCCGCTGGATGCTGGCCCGTCCAGTGCGGGTGATCCCGATTGAAGTGGTGATCCGCAATGTGGCTGCGGGCTCGCTTTGCAAGCAGATGCCCATCGCGCCAGGCACGCCCCTGGAGCCACCCTTGCTTGATCTCTATTACAAGGACGATGGCTTCGGAGATCCCCTGCTCACCGAAGCCCGGCTTGAGCATTTGGGCTTAGTCACCCCCGAGCAGCGCTGCCAACTTGAGGAGTTGGCCCGTCAGGTGAACCGGGAATTGCTGGCCCTGTTTGATTCAATCGGCTTGCAGCTGGTGGATTTCAAGATCGAATTGGGGCATACCGCCAGTGGTGAATTGGTGGTTGCTGACGAGATCAGCCCTGATACCTGCCGTCTTTGGGATCGGGCGGTGCTGGATTCTCAGGACCGGATTTTGGACAAGGATCGATTCCGACAGGATTTAGGCGGCGTTGTCGAGGCCTACGGGGAGGTCCTCAAACGGGTCCAAGGGGCCTGTCCTCCACCCAGGGTCTACCGGTAA
- a CDS encoding BamA/TamA family outer membrane protein, with amino-acid sequence MAGLLSLKAVWPLMGAALLSASPALAQPASQQVDKPSADPASQTPAQGAEPAAKAEPKVLIAEVAIEGLQDHPERERLELAAYAAMAATPGSRVTRNELQTDLSAIYASGWFSDVRIQPVDGPLGVRLVVVVVANPVLEQVKLDPADLKLPEQVVKDTFAADYGKTLNLNTLQTRMQELQRWYADQGYSLARITGPSRVSPEGVVELLVRQGTVEGVEVQFLNKEGSATNDKGEPIRGKTKPWVVTREVSLRPGQVFNRRELEEDIKRIYGTGLFSDVKVTLKPVPAEPGKVVIVLGIVEQSSGSLSGGLGYSQSQGVFGQIQLQDSNLIGRAWNLGTNISYGQFGGLGDITFTDPWIKDNKYRTSFRARVFFSREIPQLFQSENTTFTYQLRNFNGADFDVVTSRKVNPNGTETIKTNFDTVAIQRIGASVQLVRPLNGGNPYKKAPWNLILSFGGQEVTPMDFSGDKYSYGVVGATKSPIRVPSKQVICLAYNCASENQLVSFRVGTTYSTLNDPRNPTKGNFLSLGTEQFISVGENSPTFNRIRGSFTHYIPVEWLKIFKGCRPKPGETKDCKQALAFQVSAGTLVGSDIPPYEAFCLGGGNSVRGYYDCDLGVGKSFAEATIEYRFPIFSIISGEIFFDAGTTFGTQADIPGNPGGLLGKKGEGYSPGVGLIVTTPVGPLRLEVATQDFSSDWRFNLGVGWKF; translated from the coding sequence ATGGCTGGTTTGCTGAGTTTGAAGGCTGTTTGGCCCCTGATGGGCGCCGCCCTCCTCTCGGCGAGCCCTGCCCTTGCCCAGCCTGCATCGCAGCAGGTGGACAAACCTTCGGCGGATCCGGCCAGCCAGACGCCGGCGCAGGGAGCCGAGCCTGCTGCCAAAGCTGAACCCAAGGTCTTGATCGCCGAGGTGGCGATCGAAGGCCTTCAAGACCACCCTGAACGGGAACGGCTGGAGCTAGCCGCCTACGCCGCGATGGCGGCCACTCCAGGTTCGCGGGTTACCCGCAACGAGCTGCAGACCGACCTATCAGCTATCTATGCCAGCGGCTGGTTTTCCGATGTGCGGATCCAGCCCGTAGATGGTCCGTTGGGCGTGCGGCTGGTGGTGGTGGTGGTGGCCAACCCGGTGCTGGAGCAGGTCAAGCTCGATCCAGCCGATTTGAAGTTGCCGGAGCAGGTGGTTAAGGACACCTTCGCCGCTGACTACGGCAAAACTCTCAACCTCAACACCCTGCAGACCCGCATGCAGGAGTTGCAGCGCTGGTATGCCGATCAGGGCTACTCCCTGGCGCGGATTACTGGTCCTAGTCGGGTGAGTCCGGAGGGGGTGGTGGAGCTGCTGGTTCGCCAGGGCACCGTCGAGGGAGTTGAGGTGCAGTTCCTCAATAAGGAAGGCTCTGCCACCAACGACAAAGGCGAGCCAATTCGGGGCAAGACCAAGCCTTGGGTTGTGACCCGCGAGGTATCCCTGCGCCCCGGACAGGTGTTTAACCGGCGCGAGCTGGAGGAGGACATCAAGCGCATATACGGCACGGGCCTTTTTAGTGATGTCAAGGTGACGCTCAAGCCGGTGCCGGCCGAGCCTGGCAAGGTGGTGATTGTGCTCGGTATTGTTGAGCAGTCCAGCGGTTCTTTGTCTGGCGGCCTGGGCTACAGCCAAAGCCAGGGCGTTTTTGGTCAGATCCAGTTGCAGGACAGCAACCTGATCGGTCGCGCTTGGAACCTAGGTACCAACATCTCCTACGGCCAGTTCGGCGGCCTTGGCGATATCACCTTCACGGATCCTTGGATCAAGGACAACAAATACCGAACTTCCTTCCGTGCTCGCGTCTTCTTTAGTCGCGAAATTCCTCAGTTGTTTCAGAGTGAAAATACAACGTTTACCTATCAACTTAGAAACTTCAACGGTGCTGATTTTGATGTTGTGACTAGTCGTAAAGTCAACCCAAATGGCACGGAAACAATAAAAACTAATTTTGATACGGTCGCGATTCAGCGTATTGGAGCGAGCGTCCAGCTAGTGCGTCCATTGAATGGTGGTAATCCTTATAAAAAAGCCCCTTGGAATCTGATTTTGTCATTCGGCGGCCAAGAAGTTACTCCAATGGACTTTTCGGGAGATAAATATTCTTACGGTGTGGTCGGTGCTACCAAGTCCCCGATCCGTGTGCCAAGTAAGCAGGTCATCTGTCTCGCTTACAACTGTGCCTCTGAGAACCAGCTGGTTAGTTTTAGAGTTGGCACTACATACAGCACCCTTAACGACCCTCGCAATCCAACTAAGGGAAATTTCCTTAGCCTGGGCACTGAGCAATTTATTTCTGTCGGGGAAAATTCTCCGACCTTCAATCGCATCCGCGGCAGCTTTACCCACTACATACCTGTGGAGTGGTTGAAGATTTTCAAGGGCTGCCGTCCCAAGCCCGGTGAAACCAAAGACTGCAAACAGGCACTGGCTTTTCAGGTCTCAGCTGGAACCTTGGTGGGCAGTGATATCCCGCCCTACGAGGCATTCTGCCTGGGTGGTGGTAATTCGGTGCGTGGTTATTACGACTGTGATTTGGGAGTTGGCAAAAGTTTTGCTGAAGCTACAATTGAATATCGCTTCCCGATCTTCAGCATTATCAGCGGTGAGATCTTTTTCGACGCTGGCACCACTTTTGGTACCCAGGCAGATATTCCTGGCAACCCAGGCGGTTTGCTTGGCAAAAAGGGTGAGGGTTATTCCCCAGGGGTTGGTTTAATCGTGACAACGCCAGTGGGGCCCCTGCGCCTTGAAGTTGCCACCCAGGATTTCTCCAGTGATTGGCGCTTCAACTTGGGTGTGGGCTGGAAGTTCTAG
- the msrA gene encoding peptide-methionine (S)-S-oxide reductase MsrA, with protein MNTRPPFLGARPLAWLLSLLLLVCAAPAQAGAASQEAVLAGGCFWCLEHDLEKLPGVLDAQSGYSGGAGSNPTYGQVSAGGSGHQEVVRVRFDPGRISYAILLRSYWRNIDPLDGGGQFCDRGSSYRPVIFTSGADQQNQAQASLRSVAAELGRPVTALKVQIKPLNRFWPAEAYHQNYAQLNSVKYNYYRWACGRDRRLDSVWGKRARSGAAWASGSKS; from the coding sequence ATGAACACCCGCCCCCCCTTTCTTGGGGCCCGTCCCCTGGCCTGGCTGCTGAGCTTGCTGCTTCTGGTGTGCGCAGCTCCCGCCCAGGCTGGCGCTGCGTCTCAGGAAGCCGTGCTCGCTGGCGGCTGTTTCTGGTGCCTAGAACACGACCTTGAAAAGCTCCCAGGGGTGCTGGACGCTCAGAGTGGTTACAGCGGCGGCGCTGGATCCAACCCCACCTACGGCCAGGTATCGGCTGGGGGCAGCGGCCACCAGGAGGTGGTGCGGGTGCGGTTCGATCCCGGCCGGATCAGCTACGCAATCCTGCTGCGCTCCTACTGGCGCAACATTGATCCCTTAGATGGTGGTGGCCAGTTCTGTGATCGCGGTAGCTCCTATCGCCCGGTGATTTTTACCAGTGGCGCCGATCAACAAAACCAGGCCCAGGCCAGCCTGCGCTCGGTCGCTGCCGAGCTGGGCCGTCCGGTAACAGCCCTGAAGGTGCAGATCAAACCGCTGAATCGCTTCTGGCCGGCGGAGGCCTATCACCAGAACTACGCGCAGCTCAACAGCGTCAAATACAACTACTACCGCTGGGCTTGCGGACGGGATCGGCGGCTTGATTCGGTGTGGGGCAAGCGCGCTCGCAGTGGGGCGGCTTGGGCTTCTGGCAGCAAGTCCTGA
- the lpxB gene encoding lipid-A-disaccharide synthase, translated as MLRLLVSTGEVSGDLQGSLLVKALHEEARRRQLDLEIVALGGERMERAGAALLANTTRMGAIGLLEAIPFVLPTLRLQRRLKHWFRRDPPDGVVLIDYMGPNVSLGLRLKRRFPKVPVTYYIAPQEWAFKFGNGGRSNLISFTNQILAIFQEEARFYRCRGANVTYVGHPLLDTIGEVPSQREARRQLGLRGDAPVLLLMPASRRQEIRYMLPHIVAAAAELQRQRPELQVVVPAGLPGFEAHLARQLGQAGVRAVIIAAADSDQLKASLCAAADVALAKSGTVNLELALRGVPQVVVYRVSRATAFVARHLLRFSVPHISPVNLVLGERLVPELLQEDLTAAAIVREALPLLELDANFGARQTMLDGYRRLRLELGEPGVTQRAASAIFDQVLEAR; from the coding sequence ATGCTGCGGTTGCTGGTGAGCACCGGTGAGGTGTCTGGGGATTTGCAGGGATCGCTGTTGGTCAAGGCTTTGCACGAGGAGGCCCGGCGCCGCCAGCTCGATCTCGAGATCGTCGCCCTTGGTGGTGAGCGCATGGAACGCGCCGGTGCGGCACTGCTGGCTAACACCACCCGGATGGGTGCCATCGGCTTGCTAGAAGCAATTCCGTTTGTGTTGCCGACGCTGAGGTTGCAGCGGCGCTTGAAGCATTGGTTTCGCCGCGACCCTCCCGATGGGGTGGTGCTGATCGACTACATGGGGCCCAATGTGAGCTTGGGGTTGCGGCTCAAACGCAGATTTCCCAAGGTGCCCGTCACCTACTACATAGCCCCGCAGGAGTGGGCTTTCAAATTCGGCAACGGCGGCCGCTCCAATTTGATCAGCTTCACAAATCAGATCCTGGCGATTTTTCAGGAGGAGGCACGCTTCTATCGCTGTCGTGGCGCCAATGTCACCTATGTGGGCCATCCTCTGCTCGACACCATCGGTGAAGTGCCAAGCCAGCGGGAGGCCCGCCGTCAGCTTGGGCTGCGCGGTGATGCGCCAGTGCTGCTGCTGATGCCGGCATCGCGGCGCCAGGAGATCCGCTACATGCTGCCCCACATCGTGGCGGCGGCGGCTGAGCTGCAGCGCCAGCGGCCTGAGCTGCAGGTGGTGGTGCCGGCGGGATTGCCAGGCTTCGAGGCCCATTTGGCGCGGCAACTTGGCCAGGCTGGGGTGCGGGCGGTGATCATTGCTGCCGCCGATTCCGACCAGCTCAAGGCCAGCCTCTGCGCCGCCGCCGATGTAGCCCTCGCTAAATCGGGCACGGTGAATTTGGAATTGGCCCTGCGGGGGGTGCCCCAGGTGGTGGTGTATCGGGTCAGCCGGGCGACAGCCTTTGTGGCCCGCCACCTCCTGCGCTTCAGTGTGCCCCACATTTCTCCCGTAAACCTGGTGCTGGGAGAGCGGCTGGTGCCGGAGCTGCTTCAGGAGGACCTCACGGCTGCGGCCATCGTGCGCGAGGCCCTACCCCTGCTTGAGCTTGATGCCAACTTCGGGGCACGCCAAACCATGCTGGATGGATACCGGCGGCTGCGATTGGAATTAGGGGAGCCGGGAGTCACCCAGCGGGCCGCATCCGCCATCTTTGACCAGGTACTGGAAGCCCGATGA
- the lpxA gene encoding acyl-ACP--UDP-N-acetylglucosamine O-acyltransferase — protein sequence MATTVHPTAVVDPKAQLAEGVEVGPYAVIGPQVELGAGCRIGPHVVLDGRVRMGRDNRIFPGACIGLEPQDLKYTGDPTEVVLGDENTIRECVTINRATTGQQQTRLGSGNLLMAYCHLGHNCELGDRIVIANGVAVAGHVVIGDRAVIGGVLGIHQFVHIGALAMVGGMSRIERDVPPFTLVEGHPSRVRALNKIGLQRSGLFDQDGGQQFEQLKQAWTLLYRSGITLAEALGQLRSQPLGGAADQLCSFLEASIGPSRRGPIPGTR from the coding sequence ATGGCCACGACCGTCCATCCCACGGCTGTTGTCGATCCCAAAGCTCAGCTGGCTGAGGGTGTTGAAGTTGGGCCCTACGCCGTGATTGGCCCCCAGGTGGAGCTCGGAGCCGGCTGCCGCATCGGGCCCCATGTGGTTCTTGATGGCCGGGTGCGCATGGGCCGCGATAACCGCATATTTCCTGGGGCCTGCATCGGCCTCGAACCCCAGGACCTCAAATACACGGGCGATCCCACCGAGGTGGTGCTGGGCGACGAGAACACGATCAGGGAGTGCGTCACCATCAACCGGGCCACCACTGGCCAGCAGCAAACCCGGCTTGGTAGCGGCAATTTGCTGATGGCCTATTGCCATCTGGGCCACAACTGCGAATTAGGCGACCGGATCGTGATCGCCAATGGGGTGGCCGTGGCTGGCCATGTAGTGATCGGCGATCGGGCTGTGATCGGCGGCGTGCTCGGTATTCATCAGTTCGTGCATATCGGTGCCCTGGCCATGGTGGGGGGCATGAGCCGTATCGAGCGTGATGTGCCGCCATTCACCTTGGTGGAGGGACACCCCTCCCGTGTCAGGGCCCTCAACAAGATCGGCCTGCAACGCAGCGGTCTATTTGATCAGGATGGCGGCCAACAATTTGAGCAGCTCAAACAGGCCTGGACCTTGCTTTATCGCAGTGGCATCACCCTGGCTGAAGCCCTAGGCCAGTTGCGCTCCCAGCCCTTGGGCGGCGCTGCCGACCAGCTTTGCAGTTTTCTAGAGGCCTCGATTGGCCCCTCCCGCCGCGGGCCGATTCCGGGGACGCGCTGA
- the lpxC gene encoding UDP-3-O-acyl-N-acetylglucosamine deacetylase gives MAQWPSDYSGAWTLSQPVQRGGVGLHSGQQGQVRLQPSQRPGYWVGWLDAPELPLIRLAPDQVSDTQLCTALRLDQRRLATVEHLLAALAGTGVTQAEILVSGEEIPLLDGSALPWVEALGEAGLQALPYDSAALELELPLTVSSGVSFATALPHAGLRVGAAIEFADAAIGRQLFSLDLSPSAFVEQIAPARTFGLRSQVDQLLAAGLIRGGCLENALVCDGDSWLNPPLRFVEEPVRHKILDLLGDLALIGLPRAQVFAYRGSHGLHTSLAAALAGLASSSPSSSFAS, from the coding sequence GTGGCGCAATGGCCTAGTGATTATTCCGGTGCCTGGACCTTGAGCCAACCGGTGCAACGGGGGGGTGTGGGCTTGCATAGCGGCCAGCAGGGCCAGGTGCGCTTACAGCCATCACAGCGCCCGGGCTACTGGGTGGGATGGCTGGATGCACCTGAGCTTCCCTTGATTCGTTTGGCGCCGGATCAGGTGAGCGACACTCAACTTTGCACTGCTTTGCGGCTAGACCAACGCCGCCTGGCCACGGTTGAGCATCTGCTGGCTGCCCTGGCCGGCACCGGCGTTACCCAGGCTGAAATTCTCGTGAGCGGCGAAGAGATTCCTTTGCTGGACGGATCTGCCCTGCCCTGGGTGGAGGCGCTAGGTGAGGCGGGGCTTCAGGCCCTGCCCTATGACTCGGCTGCGCTGGAGCTTGAGCTGCCGCTCACTGTCAGTAGTGGCGTCAGTTTTGCCACGGCCCTCCCCCACGCAGGCTTGCGGGTAGGTGCGGCAATTGAATTCGCCGATGCGGCCATTGGCCGCCAGCTGTTTTCACTTGATCTGTCACCGAGCGCTTTTGTTGAGCAGATCGCCCCGGCGCGCACCTTTGGGCTGCGCTCCCAGGTGGATCAGCTCCTGGCAGCAGGCCTGATCCGGGGCGGCTGCCTTGAGAACGCCCTTGTGTGTGATGGCGATAGCTGGCTAAATCCGCCGCTGCGGTTTGTAGAGGAACCGGTGCGCCATAAAATCCTGGACTTGTTGGGAGACCTGGCGCTGATCGGATTGCCTCGAGCCCAGGTTTTCGCCTACCGCGGCTCCCACGGGCTCCACACCTCTTTGGCTGCGGCCCTGGCCGGCCTGGCCAGCTCTTCCCCCTCCAGTTCTTTCGCCAGTTGA